In Jeotgalibaca arthritidis, a single genomic region encodes these proteins:
- the mscL gene encoding large conductance mechanosensitive channel protein MscL yields the protein MIKEFKEFIMRGNVLDLAVGVIIGAAFSAIVNSLVEDLISPIIVSLTSQAAIEDLSVKIGTATLRYGNFLQAIIDFLIIALVLFLIIKAANKFKRQNPEMDVEEVEIPAAELYLKDIRDLLAAEKVETVGTVDEDQLI from the coding sequence ATGATTAAAGAATTTAAAGAGTTTATTATGCGTGGTAATGTTCTTGATTTGGCTGTAGGGGTTATTATTGGGGCTGCCTTCTCAGCAATTGTGAATTCACTTGTTGAAGATTTGATTTCTCCGATTATTGTATCATTGACTTCTCAAGCAGCAATCGAGGACCTATCCGTGAAGATCGGAACAGCGACATTACGATACGGAAACTTCCTACAAGCTATTATTGATTTCCTTATTATTGCACTAGTGCTATTCCTTATCATCAAAGCTGCTAACAAATTCAAACGTCAAAATCCAGAAATGGATGTTGAAGAAGTTGAGATTCCTGCAGCTGAACTATATCTAAAAGATATCCGTGACTTACTTGCAGCAGAAAAAGTTGAAACAGTTGGGACTGTAGACGAAGATCAGTTAATATAA
- a CDS encoding GNAT family N-acetyltransferase → MNKKSRKLLLAEHAVLETDRLILRPLTLEDTADVFEYVSDEETMRYIFKPHTNLQQTAEFIANYYLASLLGFYALEHKDDKKMIGVVEFRIDDKEHEGEIGYMLNKKYWRQGFTTEACLRILSLGFHTLGLEHINSGHDKGHTASGNVLKKIGMSFEHLTENTHEVNGEMVDTLFYGITREAYLKSQEEGSQELS, encoded by the coding sequence ATGAATAAAAAAAGCCGTAAATTATTATTAGCAGAACATGCTGTATTAGAAACAGACCGTTTAATTTTAAGACCACTAACGTTAGAAGACACCGCAGATGTTTTTGAATATGTTAGTGACGAAGAAACGATGAGATATATTTTTAAACCACATACAAACTTGCAGCAAACAGCAGAGTTTATTGCGAATTATTACTTAGCATCGCTATTAGGTTTTTACGCACTCGAACATAAAGATGACAAAAAAATGATTGGTGTTGTTGAGTTTAGAATCGATGATAAAGAGCATGAAGGTGAAATTGGCTACATGTTGAATAAAAAATATTGGAGGCAAGGCTTCACCACAGAAGCCTGCTTACGAATCTTATCGCTTGGTTTCCATACACTCGGTTTAGAACATATTAATTCTGGACATGATAAAGGGCACACGGCTTCAGGAAATGTATTAAAAAAAATCGGTATGTCCTTCGAGCATCTCACGGAAAATACTCATGAAGTAAACGGCGAGATGGTAGATACCCTTTTTTATGGCATAACGAGAGAGGCTTATTTAAAGAGCCAAGAAGAAGGTAGTCAGGAACTAAGTTAA
- a CDS encoding tRNA1(Val) (adenine(37)-N6)-methyltransferase translates to MSESNQKKPVLLKADERLDLLKKENIQIIQSPSVFSFSLDAVLLANFASVPKTRQAKIVDFCSGNGAVAFLLTGKTKNPIIGVEIQDRLIDMARRTVQLNELEERVSFVHADINNITDHIPADSVDVISCNPPYFKDIPSSTKNTHSAYTIARHEVKLNLDQLMKKTSHLLKMNGKAYFVHRPDRLLEILDTMRANRLAPKRLQFIYPKTNKDANMILIEAIKDGKPDGLKILPPFYVHDETGDYSTEVKAILFGE, encoded by the coding sequence TTGAGTGAATCAAATCAAAAGAAACCAGTATTATTAAAAGCGGACGAACGATTGGATCTACTTAAAAAGGAAAATATTCAGATTATCCAAAGTCCATCCGTTTTTTCCTTTTCTTTGGATGCGGTATTACTAGCGAACTTTGCTTCCGTACCTAAAACCCGTCAGGCAAAAATTGTTGATTTTTGCTCGGGAAATGGTGCGGTAGCTTTTTTATTAACCGGAAAGACTAAAAATCCCATTATTGGAGTTGAAATTCAAGACCGTTTAATCGATATGGCTAGACGTACTGTTCAATTAAATGAATTGGAAGAGCGTGTCTCTTTCGTACACGCCGATATTAATAATATTACTGACCACATTCCAGCTGACTCAGTGGATGTGATTAGTTGTAATCCTCCTTATTTTAAGGACATCCCATCGAGTACGAAAAATACCCATTCAGCCTACACCATTGCGCGCCACGAAGTGAAGCTGAATTTAGACCAACTAATGAAAAAAACAAGCCACTTATTGAAGATGAATGGTAAAGCCTATTTTGTTCATCGACCAGACCGCTTATTGGAGATTTTAGATACGATGCGAGCGAACCGTTTAGCACCTAAACGCCTGCAATTTATTTATCCAAAGACAAATAAAGACGCTAATATGATCTTAATTGAAGCGATTAAAGACGGGAAACCAGATGGCTTGAAGATACTACCACCATTTTATGTTCATGATGAGACGGGCGATTATTCAACAGAAGTGAAGGCGATTTTGTTTGGCGAATAA
- a CDS encoding PSP1 domain-containing protein produces MKEVMGLRFITNGTIHYYETGNETYAVNDKVVVQYGETLEIAKVVIASKRCHQKDTAYPSQAIIRRATTDDLEWEAKNKDDANTALRIAKERAREHQLDMKLIKAQYAFDRQKLIFLFSAPGRVDFRVLVRELAAVFKTRIELRQIGSRDEAKLLGGIGPCGRPLCCSTFLGDFSPVSIKMAKDQGLSLNTTKISGICGRLMCCLNFENDTYEELKRSMPDYGQEIETPEGRGKVIALNILSQVVTVRFFKNKKTADYTWEELKGELV; encoded by the coding sequence ATGAAGGAAGTTATGGGGCTTAGGTTTATTACCAATGGAACCATCCATTATTATGAAACAGGCAATGAAACCTATGCCGTGAATGATAAAGTAGTCGTCCAGTACGGTGAAACTTTGGAAATAGCCAAAGTTGTCATTGCATCAAAACGTTGTCATCAAAAAGATACAGCCTATCCCAGTCAAGCGATTATCCGTCGTGCAACGACCGATGATTTAGAGTGGGAAGCTAAGAATAAAGATGATGCCAACACAGCCCTTCGCATAGCCAAGGAACGTGCGCGTGAACATCAGTTAGATATGAAACTGATTAAAGCACAATATGCCTTTGACCGTCAAAAACTAATCTTTTTATTTAGCGCACCTGGCCGTGTTGATTTCCGTGTTCTCGTTCGCGAGTTAGCAGCCGTTTTTAAAACACGGATTGAATTGCGTCAGATTGGTTCTCGTGACGAAGCTAAGCTATTAGGCGGTATAGGTCCATGTGGACGTCCCCTTTGTTGTTCAACATTCTTAGGCGATTTCTCACCAGTATCCATTAAAATGGCTAAAGATCAAGGCTTATCATTAAATACCACTAAGATTTCAGGTATCTGTGGTCGTTTAATGTGTTGCTTGAATTTTGAAAATGATACCTATGAAGAATTAAAACGTAGCATGCCTGATTATGGACAAGAAATTGAAACACCAGAAGGTCGTGGCAAAGTGATAGCTCTTAATATTCTATCTCAAGTTGTGACCGTTCGCTTTTTTAAAAATAAGAAAACAGCCGATTACACTTGGGAAGAGTTAAAAGGCGAATTAGTATAG
- the proB gene encoding glutamate 5-kinase encodes MTIKRETIGASKRIVIKIGTSSIMMADGTVNYQQFDRLAYVLSSLKQAGKEIILVSSGAIGVGMDKLYLAERPKTIRQQQAVAAVGQSEMMNLYSRFFSHYKQTVGQILMTRDIVEFPESHKNVVNTFETLLDMGIIPVVNENDAVAVDELEHETKFGDNDQLSAIVAEITHADLLIMLSDVDGFYDKNPSKFADATLFHTVHNVDDSVMALAGDVGSNFGTGGMITKLKAAKHLLKNNQSMVLASAADPTILFDILAGLEIGTYFTPQSK; translated from the coding sequence ATGACGATTAAACGAGAAACAATAGGAGCTAGTAAGCGTATCGTCATCAAAATTGGCACAAGCTCGATTATGATGGCGGATGGAACGGTTAATTACCAACAGTTTGACCGCCTCGCTTATGTCTTAAGTAGCTTAAAACAAGCAGGAAAAGAAATTATTTTAGTGTCTTCAGGTGCTATCGGTGTGGGGATGGATAAGCTTTATCTAGCAGAGCGTCCTAAAACGATTCGCCAGCAACAAGCTGTTGCTGCTGTTGGACAAAGCGAGATGATGAATCTATACAGTCGCTTCTTCTCACACTACAAACAAACCGTTGGGCAAATTCTGATGACCCGTGACATTGTGGAGTTCCCCGAAAGTCATAAGAATGTCGTCAACACCTTTGAAACACTACTCGATATGGGCATTATTCCTGTCGTGAATGAAAACGATGCGGTAGCTGTTGATGAATTGGAACATGAAACCAAGTTTGGCGACAATGACCAATTATCAGCCATCGTTGCGGAGATTACTCATGCTGATTTATTAATTATGTTATCGGATGTGGATGGCTTCTATGATAAGAACCCGTCTAAGTTCGCTGATGCAACACTATTCCATACGGTTCATAATGTCGATGATTCAGTCATGGCACTAGCTGGTGACGTGGGATCAAACTTTGGTACAGGTGGGATGATCACTAAATTGAAAGCAGCAAAACATTTGTTAAAAAATAACCAGTCAATGGTGCTGGCTTCTGCTGCAGACCCCACGATTTTATTTGATATTCTAGCCGGCCTTGAAATCGGCACGTACTTTACCCCTCAGTCAAAATAA
- the rsmI gene encoding 16S rRNA (cytidine(1402)-2'-O)-methyltransferase: protein METQKSYETHPTGTLYLVPTPIGNLGDMTFRAVEVLKEVNWIASEDTRNTRKLLTHFDIDTQQLSFHEHNTKERIPHLITLLHAGDSIAQVSDAGMPSISDPGHELVLACIEAAIPVVPLPGANAGITALIASGLSPQPFTFIGFLKRKKKDQRQQWQLLKNKQETMIFYESPYRLKETVENLAAELGTDRQIVICRELTKRYEEFIRGTAGQVLEWLDQNVVKGEICLMVGGNPDAEEVAEVVDFPEDLKEHVEEVMAAEQLSSKDAIKQVAKQRNIKKQEVYQAYHQI from the coding sequence ATGGAAACACAGAAAAGTTATGAAACACACCCAACTGGAACCCTTTATCTGGTCCCAACACCGATTGGTAATTTGGGTGATATGACCTTTCGCGCGGTTGAAGTATTAAAAGAAGTGAATTGGATTGCTTCAGAGGATACACGCAACACGAGAAAGCTATTGACCCATTTTGACATCGACACCCAGCAACTTAGTTTCCATGAACATAATACGAAAGAACGCATTCCGCATCTAATCACGCTCTTACATGCAGGCGATTCCATCGCTCAAGTTAGTGATGCCGGCATGCCATCCATTAGTGACCCAGGACATGAATTGGTCCTTGCCTGTATCGAAGCGGCTATTCCTGTTGTCCCACTACCAGGTGCCAACGCAGGGATTACAGCTCTAATTGCATCCGGTTTATCACCACAGCCGTTTACCTTTATTGGCTTTTTAAAACGTAAGAAAAAAGACCAACGTCAACAATGGCAATTATTGAAGAACAAGCAAGAAACGATGATTTTTTACGAATCACCTTATCGCTTGAAAGAAACTGTTGAAAATCTAGCCGCCGAATTAGGAACGGATAGACAGATTGTTATTTGTCGTGAATTAACGAAACGTTACGAAGAATTTATTCGTGGAACAGCAGGACAAGTCCTCGAATGGCTAGACCAAAACGTCGTTAAAGGCGAAATTTGTCTGATGGTTGGAGGCAACCCGGACGCTGAGGAAGTTGCCGAAGTAGTTGATTTTCCAGAAGACTTAAAAGAACATGTTGAAGAAGTAATGGCAGCAGAACAATTGTCGTCGAAAGATGCCATTAAACAAGTTGCTAAGCAACGTAATATTAAAAAACAAGAGGTTTACCAAGCTTACCACCAGATTTAA
- a CDS encoding glycoside hydrolase family 1 protein: MTLTFPKDFWWGAATSGPQSEGRFNKKHANVFDYWYEIEPEKFYNQVGPDTASDFYHSFKEDIALMKEIGLNSVRTSIQWTRLIDDLEEGTVNEDGARFYNEVIDEFIKNGIRPVINLCHFDLPVELYHKYGGWESKHVGDLFVKFAEQCFRLFGDRINDWFTFNEPMVIVEGEYLHQFHYPNIVDGKKAVQVAYNITVASAKAVRSFRQINQNPNSRVGIILNLTPSYPATNSPEDEAAAKFANLWLNGLFLDSAVKGHFDPELTSVLEADGVMWEATEDEATILSENTVDVLGINFYHPHRVEQPEISPNSLTVDWMPTKYYDDYDMPGRRMNVDKGWEIYPKALYDIAINIKENYGNIPWFVSENGMGVSREERYLNEEGVIEDDYRIRFIQEHLYWVHKGMEEGSNCFGYHLWTPIDCWSWMNAYRNRYGFISVNIHTQVRTIKKSGHWFKTVAETSTLDMPAGFTE; the protein is encoded by the coding sequence ATGACACTAACATTCCCTAAAGACTTCTGGTGGGGCGCAGCAACATCAGGCCCGCAAAGCGAAGGCCGTTTCAACAAGAAACATGCTAACGTTTTTGACTACTGGTACGAAATCGAACCTGAGAAATTCTACAACCAAGTTGGACCTGATACCGCATCTGACTTCTATCACTCATTTAAAGAAGACATTGCTTTAATGAAAGAAATCGGATTGAACTCTGTCCGCACATCGATTCAATGGACACGTTTAATCGACGATTTAGAAGAAGGAACAGTTAACGAAGATGGCGCACGTTTCTACAACGAAGTTATCGACGAATTTATTAAAAATGGCATCCGTCCGGTTATTAACTTGTGCCACTTTGACTTGCCAGTTGAGCTTTACCACAAATACGGTGGCTGGGAATCAAAACACGTTGGGGATCTGTTCGTAAAATTTGCGGAGCAATGTTTCCGTCTATTTGGCGACCGCATCAACGACTGGTTTACCTTTAACGAGCCAATGGTTATCGTTGAGGGCGAATACCTTCACCAATTCCACTACCCAAACATTGTAGACGGAAAGAAAGCAGTGCAGGTAGCCTATAACATTACAGTGGCGTCGGCGAAAGCAGTTCGCTCATTCCGCCAAATTAACCAAAATCCAAATAGCCGTGTTGGGATTATTTTAAACTTAACACCATCATACCCAGCAACAAATAGCCCGGAAGATGAAGCAGCTGCTAAATTTGCTAACCTATGGCTAAATGGCTTGTTCTTAGATTCTGCTGTTAAAGGTCACTTTGACCCAGAATTAACATCTGTACTAGAAGCTGATGGCGTGATGTGGGAAGCAACAGAAGATGAAGCGACTATCTTAAGCGAAAATACAGTTGATGTATTAGGGATTAACTTCTACCACCCACACCGTGTAGAGCAACCTGAAATTTCACCAAACAGCTTAACGGTTGATTGGATGCCAACAAAATATTATGACGATTACGATATGCCAGGTCGCCGTATGAACGTTGATAAAGGATGGGAAATCTATCCAAAAGCATTGTACGACATTGCTATCAACATCAAAGAAAACTATGGCAATATTCCTTGGTTCGTATCTGAAAATGGTATGGGTGTGTCACGCGAAGAACGTTACTTGAACGAAGAAGGCGTTATTGAAGATGACTACCGCATCCGCTTTATCCAAGAACATTTATACTGGGTTCATAAAGGGATGGAAGAAGGATCAAACTGTTTTGGTTACCACCTGTGGACACCAATTGACTGCTGGTCATGGATGAATGCTTACCGTAACCGTTACGGCTTCATCTCAGTTAACATTCATACACAAGTTCGTACAATTAAAAAATCAGGTCACTGGTTCAAGACTGTTGCTGAAACAAGCACACTAGATATGCCAGCTGGATTTACTGAATAA
- a CDS encoding MerR family transcriptional regulator, producing MNIKQAAELFNLTPDTLHYYERVGVIPPVTRNKSGYRDYQTRDLNWIYLVKNLRGVGLPIESLISFCALSQVRDTQYVEEAQKQILNEQLEELDERLAELQQARAVLEYKIATYDDHMAKFRSGERTDDDLEKLWEEIKK from the coding sequence ATGAATATCAAGCAAGCTGCTGAATTATTTAATCTTACCCCAGATACCTTGCACTATTACGAGCGCGTAGGTGTTATCCCACCTGTAACACGCAACAAATCGGGCTATAGGGATTATCAGACCAGAGATTTGAACTGGATTTACTTGGTGAAAAACTTGCGAGGAGTCGGACTTCCTATCGAATCCCTGATTTCATTCTGCGCACTGTCACAAGTGAGGGACACGCAGTATGTCGAAGAGGCACAAAAACAGATTTTGAATGAGCAATTAGAGGAGTTGGATGAACGTTTAGCAGAACTTCAGCAAGCGAGAGCGGTTCTCGAGTACAAAATAGCTACTTACGATGACCACATGGCAAAGTTCAGGTCGGGAGAGAGAACCGATGACGACCTAGAGAAGCTCTGGGAAGAAATAAAAAAATAG
- a CDS encoding DNA replication initiation control protein YabA, producing MDKRALFDQFHRMESRVSAVGEDIIDIQAKLNQLIEENTTLQIENQHLRDRVDFLTKQMEENAATIEPEMSKSRLNLQKLYEDGFHVCNVYYGSRRMDDESCVFCLDVIYGEREQRH from the coding sequence ATGGATAAACGAGCCTTGTTTGATCAGTTTCACCGGATGGAGAGTCGCGTCTCAGCAGTTGGAGAAGACATTATTGATATTCAGGCGAAATTAAATCAGCTAATCGAAGAAAATACAACCTTGCAGATTGAAAATCAGCATTTACGGGATCGTGTCGATTTCTTAACCAAACAAATGGAAGAAAACGCAGCTACCATTGAACCGGAAATGTCTAAATCACGATTGAATCTGCAAAAATTATATGAAGATGGCTTCCACGTCTGTAATGTCTATTACGGCAGCCGACGCATGGATGATGAATCATGCGTATTCTGTTTGGATGTCATCTACGGAGAACGGGAGCAACGTCATTGA
- a CDS encoding glutamate-5-semialdehyde dehydrogenase yields the protein MIETLHTMGQQAKTAANQLRKTKATIKNQALLAMEAALYKHEALIIKANQDDINRAKENGLTAPMIERLTLTPDRIKGMADSIHQIAQLADPVGYIEEMKLSEDGLKIGKQRVPLGVIGIIYESRPNVTADAAALCFKSGNAVILRGGKEALQSNQAILAALQEGLVSAGLSADTIQLITDPSRELAAEFMRLNQYLDCLIPRGGAGLIQNVLKNATVPVIETGVGNCHLYIDKDADLKMATRILVNAKADRPSVCNAIESLIVHQSVADKYLPVFAEALSAYHVEIRGDEKTCALLPNAIAATEEDYDTEFLSFTLAVKVVDDYDQAIAHIQAHSTGHSEVIVTDNYQTAQDFLQDIDAAAVYVNASSRFTDGGCFGLGGEIGISTQKLHARGPMGLEALTSYKYIIFGEGQIRGTTGNESC from the coding sequence ATGATCGAAACCTTACATACAATGGGACAGCAAGCAAAAACAGCTGCTAACCAACTTCGAAAAACAAAAGCAACTATTAAAAATCAAGCTTTGCTAGCCATGGAGGCAGCACTTTACAAGCACGAAGCTTTGATAATCAAAGCCAACCAAGACGATATTAATCGCGCCAAAGAAAACGGCCTAACAGCGCCAATGATTGAGCGACTCACTTTAACCCCCGACCGGATTAAAGGAATGGCAGATTCCATTCATCAGATTGCACAGTTGGCTGACCCTGTTGGCTATATCGAAGAAATGAAGCTATCGGAAGATGGGCTTAAAATCGGTAAGCAGCGTGTGCCTCTCGGCGTTATCGGTATTATTTATGAATCACGTCCAAATGTGACGGCAGATGCGGCAGCGCTTTGCTTTAAGTCGGGGAATGCTGTGATTTTAAGGGGTGGCAAGGAGGCCTTGCAGTCGAATCAAGCGATTTTGGCTGCTCTTCAAGAGGGCTTAGTTTCGGCAGGTCTTTCGGCAGACACGATTCAGTTGATTACGGATCCGTCTCGTGAATTGGCAGCTGAGTTTATGCGACTAAATCAATACTTGGATTGTTTGATTCCTCGTGGTGGTGCTGGCTTAATTCAAAATGTGTTGAAGAATGCGACTGTTCCTGTCATTGAGACAGGCGTTGGTAACTGCCACCTTTATATTGATAAGGATGCAGATTTGAAGATGGCGACACGGATTTTGGTTAATGCGAAAGCAGACCGCCCTTCTGTGTGTAATGCCATTGAAAGTTTAATTGTTCATCAATCTGTAGCTGATAAGTATTTGCCAGTATTTGCTGAGGCTTTGTCTGCATACCATGTTGAGATTCGTGGCGATGAAAAAACGTGCGCGCTTCTCCCAAATGCGATTGCAGCAACCGAAGAAGATTACGATACTGAATTTTTAAGTTTCACTTTAGCTGTTAAAGTGGTGGATGATTATGATCAAGCGATTGCGCATATCCAAGCTCATTCGACTGGGCATTCAGAAGTCATTGTGACCGATAATTATCAAACAGCCCAAGATTTCTTACAAGACATTGATGCTGCTGCAGTTTATGTTAATGCATCATCTCGATTTACCGACGGCGGCTGTTTCGGCCTAGGTGGCGAAATTGGAATCAGCACACAGAAATTACACGCGCGCGGACCAATGGGCCTAGAAGCGCTAACCTCTTACAAATATATTATTTTCGGCGAAGGCCAAATTAGAGGGACAACTGGTAACGAAAGCTGTTAA
- a CDS encoding YdcF family protein → MNLNGLHTISPYVLLTLSLFAATHGVNRIIKRGWSRKYMALAVLSSLLAGLAGLVIWNKMRGNPYPLVLLEKGLVYLLLYLMLSFGLFVLYVFMLQWRPVSLNQDYLLILGTGVLPDGTVSLVLQYRLDKALTFYNKQKSQHKKPAKLIVSGGRGPTAPCSEAEVMRDYLMAKGIPSDDILLEKDSINTHQNFLFSSRMIDRYQIGKNGLFVTNDFHVPRSQLYARQAGIAADGIGAPTPWMQFPYSVGREYIALLLIYRYYHAVVAGFLFGIFLCVF, encoded by the coding sequence ATGAATTTAAACGGGCTTCATACCATCTCACCTTATGTCTTGCTTACCTTAAGCTTGTTTGCTGCAACCCATGGTGTCAATCGTATTATTAAAAGAGGTTGGTCACGAAAATACATGGCACTAGCAGTGCTGAGTAGCTTATTGGCTGGCTTAGCAGGACTCGTTATATGGAATAAGATGAGGGGTAATCCTTATCCACTTGTATTGTTGGAGAAAGGGTTAGTTTATTTATTACTGTATTTGATGCTATCATTTGGATTATTTGTTCTATATGTCTTTATGCTCCAATGGCGCCCAGTTTCTTTAAACCAAGATTATTTGCTAATATTAGGAACCGGCGTCTTGCCAGATGGCACTGTGAGCTTAGTTCTCCAATACCGCTTGGATAAGGCCTTAACTTTTTACAATAAGCAAAAAAGTCAGCATAAAAAACCCGCTAAACTGATTGTGAGTGGTGGCAGGGGGCCTACTGCACCTTGTTCTGAGGCAGAGGTCATGCGAGATTATTTGATGGCCAAGGGTATACCATCTGACGACATCTTGTTAGAAAAAGATTCCATCAATACCCACCAAAATTTTCTTTTTAGTAGTCGAATGATTGATCGCTACCAAATTGGCAAAAATGGCTTATTTGTGACTAATGATTTTCATGTTCCTCGTAGTCAACTCTATGCTCGCCAGGCTGGCATTGCGGCTGATGGTATTGGCGCACCAACACCATGGATGCAATTTCCTTATTCAGTTGGCAGAGAGTACATCGCCTTATTATTGATTTACCGCTACTATCATGCGGTTGTAGCTGGTTTTTTGTTTGGGATATTTTTATGTGTTTTCTAG
- a CDS encoding NAD(P)/FAD-dependent oxidoreductase, translating to MTQSIAIIGGGIVGSTAAYYLSRFGHQVTVYDEGTGQATSAAAGIICPWLSKRRNKPWYRLAAGGAAFYHQMLADLNADGQDTSFYKQSGAVLLKKKAKATQDQYHLGVSRRQDAPQIGDLTILSEEELEQLLPGLKEQEHALYVAGGARVDGQQLVATLLNYVVENGGKRLNERAHLMANNIVESASGQHSFDHIILATGAWLPHILQPLGFEVDIRGQKGQLAVLQTADLDNRNLPVIMPEGEIDILPLGNGRVFVGASHENDLGYDLTKDDTIIQSMIQNGQALFDDLKDAELIEVKVGTRAYTSDFSPFFGYLPTSETILTASGLGSSGLTTGPLIGYQLALLASGQEASLPLDDYSPAPYIKLMG from the coding sequence ATGACACAATCTATTGCAATTATCGGTGGCGGCATCGTTGGCTCAACGGCTGCCTACTATCTCAGTCGTTTTGGTCATCAAGTTACTGTTTATGACGAGGGCACTGGGCAAGCGACTTCTGCGGCGGCAGGTATTATCTGCCCCTGGCTATCTAAACGTCGCAACAAACCTTGGTATCGCTTAGCTGCAGGCGGCGCTGCTTTTTACCATCAAATGTTAGCCGATTTAAATGCTGACGGACAAGACACCTCATTTTACAAGCAATCAGGTGCCGTCTTACTAAAGAAAAAGGCAAAAGCAACCCAGGACCAATACCACCTTGGCGTCAGCCGACGACAAGATGCGCCTCAGATTGGCGACTTAACTATTTTGTCAGAAGAAGAATTAGAACAGCTTTTACCTGGCTTAAAAGAACAAGAACATGCACTCTATGTTGCTGGCGGTGCACGAGTAGATGGCCAGCAACTCGTTGCTACTCTTCTTAACTACGTTGTTGAAAATGGTGGCAAACGATTAAATGAGCGCGCTCATTTAATGGCAAACAATATTGTGGAATCAGCTAGTGGACAGCACTCTTTTGACCATATTATTTTAGCAACAGGTGCATGGTTGCCGCACATCTTACAGCCACTTGGTTTTGAGGTCGACATTCGTGGGCAAAAAGGACAGCTAGCTGTTTTACAAACAGCCGATTTAGATAATAGAAATTTGCCTGTTATTATGCCCGAAGGCGAAATTGATATTTTGCCACTTGGTAATGGCCGTGTTTTCGTAGGAGCTAGCCATGAAAATGACCTGGGCTATGACTTAACCAAAGACGATACCATTATCCAAAGCATGATTCAAAATGGACAAGCGTTATTTGATGACTTGAAAGATGCTGAATTAATAGAAGTAAAAGTTGGTACCCGCGCCTATACCTCCGATTTCAGTCCATTTTTTGGTTATCTGCCAACTAGTGAGACCATATTAACAGCCAGTGGTCTTGGTTCATCTGGTTTAACAACTGGGCCGTTAATCGGTTACCAATTGGCGCTTTTAGCAAGCGGCCAGGAAGCTAGCTTGCCGCTAGATGATTATTCGCCGGCACCTTATATAAAGCTAATGGGATAA
- a CDS encoding GIY-YIG nuclease family protein — MANKEESRHYFYVLECRDQSFYAGYTTDLLRREKEHNAGIGCKYTKSRRPVNMIYHEDFATRSEATKAEAAFKKLTRKQKEEKVGRNGNTEKL; from the coding sequence TTGGCGAATAAAGAAGAGAGCCGTCACTACTTTTATGTTTTAGAATGCCGTGACCAGTCTTTTTATGCCGGTTATACAACAGATTTACTTCGCCGGGAAAAAGAACATAACGCCGGTATCGGCTGTAAATACACAAAGAGTAGACGACCAGTCAATATGATTTACCATGAAGACTTTGCCACGCGCAGCGAAGCCACAAAGGCAGAAGCAGCCTTTAAAAAACTAACACGCAAACAAAAGGAAGAGAAGGTGGGAAGAAATGGAAACACAGAAAAGTTATGA